The following nucleotide sequence is from Nitrospira sp..
AGTTTGTCCTGGCCGTCGGGAATCCATTCGGACTCACCCAAACCGTCACCTTGGGAATCGTCAGTGCCCTAGGGCGAGCCGCCGGCATTGCCGAGTACGAAGATTTCATCCAGACGGATGCGGCCATCAACCCGGGCAACTCCGGTGGACCCTTGGTCAATGTGCGGGGCGAGTTGGTAGGGATCAATACAGCCATCTTCAGCCAGAGCGGCGGAAACATGGGGATCGGTTTTGCCGTGCCGAGCAATATGGCTATGTCCATCATGAACCAGCTCGTACAAACTGGAAAAGTTGTCCGTGGCTGGCTTGGTGTATCTATTCAGGAGTTGACGCCGGAATTGGCATCCCAATTTGGTATCACGGAGACGAAGGGTGTGCTCGTGAGTGATGTCATGGACGACAGCCCGGCGAAAAAGGCCGGATTCGAACGAGCCGACGTCATCGTCGAGTATGACGGCAAACCCATGGATTCACCGACTCACTTGCGCAATGCAGTGGCTCAAACGCCGGTTGGGAAAAAAGTTACGATCAAGTTCATTCGTGATAAGAAACCGAAAACGGTCGATCTCACCATCGCCGAGCAGCCCAAGTCGATGTCGCAAAACGGCGAAGCCGATGGAGGGGAATCGGCCACCCCGACCGGTGTGCTCTCCAGCCTTGAGGTCCGAGACTTGACCCAAGAGTTGGCAAGTCGGTACGGGCTGAAGTCGAGTGAGCGGGGCGTGGTGATCGTTCGGGTCAAGCCCGGGAGTACGGCCGAAGAATTGGGAGTTCGCGAGGGCGATATCGTGCTGGAGGTGAATCGCCAAGCTGTGGCGTCTGTGAAAGTTTTTGAGCGGGTTGCGGATAAGCTGCCGAAGGATCAGGCGGTTTTATTGCTGCTCAAACGGCAAGGAAGGACGATCTATCTCACCCTTCG
It contains:
- a CDS encoding DegQ family serine endoprotease, whose product is MNQIDFDRKPSQRTRRWLVAATLLTAGIIIGFVVASDLGWLPTGHAVPDSSSVVQPPPPIVRPVSTAPQPLLGGSNQTFVDIAKSVKPAVVNIYATKSGRGEGSGTAPFDDPLFRKFFGDEFFRKFEQPKERKERGLGSGAIVDSNGLIITNNHVVGKADEIRVTLSDKREFKAKLIGTDPKTDVAVVKIDATGLPTVAWADSDKLEVGEFVLAVGNPFGLTQTVTLGIVSALGRAAGIAEYEDFIQTDAAINPGNSGGPLVNVRGELVGINTAIFSQSGGNMGIGFAVPSNMAMSIMNQLVQTGKVVRGWLGVSIQELTPELASQFGITETKGVLVSDVMDDSPAKKAGFERADVIVEYDGKPMDSPTHLRNAVAQTPVGKKVTIKFIRDKKPKTVDLTIAEQPKSMSQNGEADGGESATPTGVLSSLEVRDLTQELASRYGLKSSERGVVIVRVKPGSTAEELGVREGDIVLEVNRQAVASVKVFERVADKLPKDQAVLLLLKRQGRTIYLTLRP